In Hemiscyllium ocellatum isolate sHemOce1 chromosome 33, sHemOce1.pat.X.cur, whole genome shotgun sequence, the following are encoded in one genomic region:
- the LOC132831403 gene encoding ferritin heavy chain, oocyte isoform-like, with protein sequence MASQVCQNYHKDCEDAVNKQINLELYSSYVYLSMSSYFDRDDVALRHFAEFFKEQSHEEREHAEKLMEFQNKRGGRVLLQDVKKPEQDEWGNGLEAMQRALQMEKDVNQSLLDLHKLSSGHTDPHLCDFLERHYLDEQVKMIKKLGDHITNLKRLGAPENGLGEYLFDRLTLS encoded by the exons ATGGCCTCCCAAGTGTGTCAGAACTACCACAAGGACTGTGAGGATGCTGTTAACAAGCAGATCAACCTGGAGCTCTATTCCTCCTATGTTTACCTCTCAATG TCCTCTTACTTTGACCGGGATGATGTTGCCCTGCGTCACTTTGCTGAGTTCTTCAAGGAACAGTCCCATGAGGAACGGGAACACGCTGAGAAACTGATGGAATTCCAGAATAAGCGTGGAGGCAgggtcctcctgcaggatgtcaaG AAGCCAGAGCAGGATGAGTGGGGTAATGGTCTGGAGGCAATGCAGAGAGCTCTGCAGATGGAGAAGGATGTGAACCAGAGTCTGCTGGATCTGCACAAACTCTCCTCTGGCCACACGGACCCTCAT CTGTGTGACTTCCTGGAGAGgcactacttggatgagcaagtgaagatgatcaagaagctgggagatcacatcaccaacctgaagagactgggagcccctgagaatggcctgggagagtacctgtttgacaggctcACACTGAGCTGA
- the LOC132831404 gene encoding ferritin heavy chain, oocyte isoform-like produces MASQVCQNYHKDCEDAVNKQINLELYSSYVYLSMSSYFDRDDVALRHFAEFFKEQSHEEQEHAEKLMEFQNKRGGWVLLQDVKKPEQDEWGNGLEAMQRALQMEKDVNQSLLDLHKLSSGHTDPHLCDFLERHYLDEQVKMIKKLGDHITNLKRLGAPENGLGEYLFDRLTLS; encoded by the exons ATGGCCTCCCAAGTGTGTCAGAACTACCACAAGGACTGTGAGGATGCTGTTAACAAGCAGATCAACCTGGAGCTCTATTCCTCCTATGTTTACCTCTCCATG TCCTCTTACTTTGACCGGGATGATGTTGCCCTGCGTCACTTTGCTGAGTTCTTCAAGGAGCAGTCCCATGAGGAACAGGAACACGCTGAAAAACTGATGGAATTCCAGAATAAACGTGGAGGCTgggtcctcctgcaggatgtcaaG AAGCCAGAGCAGGATGAGTGGGGCAATGGTCTGGAGGCAATGCAGAGAGCTCTGCAGATGGAGAAGGATGTGAACCAGAGTCTGCTGGATCTGCACAAACTCTCCtctggccacactgaccctcat CTGTGTGACTTCCTGGAGAGgcactacttggatgagcaagtgaagatgatcaagaagctgggagatcacatcaccaacctgaagagactgggagcccctgagaatggcctgggagagtacctgtttgacaggctcACCCTGAGCTGA